TAATTGATGAGTACATTGCCCACATACCGGTATTAACATCAACTATGGCAAAACGGACTAAATAACGCAGATATTCTGTTGACGATGGAATACTACCCCCGTTATAACCCTCCCATACCCGTGTTTTACTTTCCCGATCTAATCGACCTAATTCCATTTTTCCCCAATAAACAATAATCTTATCTTGTTTAGCTCTTGCGGAAGCCAATCGTAATTTTCTAATAAAGCTATTATTTGATGTAACCGTAGATTGATCATTTTTCTTGAATACTTTAGGTGTATTTTTAGCCTGTGATATACCCGAATAAACTGATACTCGATAATGTTTCATCATGATTTCTTGCATCGTCGTGTCAGGTACGGTTGCGCCTGATTGAACTAATACGATTTTTGATTTAGGCGCTAGTTTAAAAACCTGTGATTTAGCAATTTCTACAGCTGTTCGGATATCTTCTTCACTAATCTCCTGATTTAAATCAATATCTAGAACTTCATATTCGGTTAATTGCATATTTTGCGAATTACCAAGATTTTCAACTCTGGGATAAAAAGGCCGTTTTGTTGGAGAGGAACAACCAGTGAGAATAAGACTGAACAGAAACAAAGATAGTAGGGTAAATAATGGCTGCCAATAATTATGTTGCCGCATGTTGAATTCCTTTTAAAAAAGAGGTTAAACAGGCCAATTAAATTATAAAAATTAACTATGTCCTCGTTATATCTAATTATTCATCAAATGATGAAATTATAATAAAATCAAATATTCAATTTAGAAGTAAATAGCTAAGTAAAAAATCATATATAAATTATTTATGCAAATTTGTTTATTTAATTAGATAACCAAAACATAGTAATATAAAATACATTATAAAGTAAATTAGATAATAAATATCCATTTATAATCAGAGATAACTAATATTTTATTAACCATATAATATTAATAATAAAAATGAGGGAATTATGGATCTTAAAGATTATTTTCGTGATGAATTAGCTTATATAAAAGAACTCGCTCAAGAAAGTTCAAACAACAGCAATATTTTCCATGATTTTCTAACATCTTTTGATAATGAAAATGATATAGAATATTTATTTGAGCATTTTGCTTTTTTAATGGCCAAATTACATCAAAACATTGATGATGCATTTCCTGAAATCACTCAAAATTTATTATCAAGAGTCTGGCCAACGCCAATAAGACCCATTCCCTCGACGTCTATTTTGCAATTCATGCCTAAATCTGCTGATATACACCACTTATCTAAAGGATCGGAGGTTAAAAGCCAGGCGGTTGAAAGTGAAAACTGTATTTATCATACGGTCAGAGATAAAACAATTATTCCTTTAGAAGTGAAAAGTTGCAATCTAGTCAACACACCAAATGGCTGCAAAATAAGTTTGAAAATAAAATGGAAAGGATCATTAACAGAAACCAAAACTTGGAAAACATTACCTATTGACTTTTTCCTAAGCACAAATACACATATTGCTGGTTTTTTACAACTTTGGTTTCAACAATATTTAACTAGCGTAACAGTTATACAAAAAGATAAAACCTTTACACTAAGTCGAGATGTTGTTTCTAATTTTGTACCAGCACCAGAAAAATTGATATTACCTTTAGAACAGCCATTATTCTGGCGCTTACAATTGCTACAAGAGTACTTTTATCTACCTCATGTTAATGACTTCCTTACCATTAATCTTCATAATGAATTATTCGAAATAGAACTTGATGAAGATAATACATTTACCATAGTATTCCAATTTAACGAACCATTAATTACGGTATTGCAGCTAGATAATACAAATTCTTTTTTAACTAACTGTGTACCAATTATTAATCTATTTAAAAAAACAACTCCACTATTAAATTTTGAACCGGGAAAAAGTAGTTATACTTTAAAATTAGC
Above is a genomic segment from Frischella perrara containing:
- the tssF gene encoding type VI secretion system baseplate subunit TssF yields the protein MDLKDYFRDELAYIKELAQESSNNSNIFHDFLTSFDNENDIEYLFEHFAFLMAKLHQNIDDAFPEITQNLLSRVWPTPIRPIPSTSILQFMPKSADIHHLSKGSEVKSQAVESENCIYHTVRDKTIIPLEVKSCNLVNTPNGCKISLKIKWKGSLTETKTWKTLPIDFFLSTNTHIAGFLQLWFQQYLTSVTVIQKDKTFTLSRDVVSNFVPAPEKLILPLEQPLFWRLQLLQEYFYLPHVNDFLTINLHNELFEIELDEDNTFTIVFQFNEPLITVLQLDNTNSFLTNCVPIINLFKKTTPLLNFEPGKSSYTLKLANNNNIYQINEVYSPLEPAKQVQRGEKEKYIAITEFATNSFSQIRNIYYQSMFKNSVTGKVKSEITFINSQGESFDDFCHENFICNVTATNGDKVNMLNINDIYLPTQTISSSLAFKNITKPTTEIPPIVDSYQHWSIISHLSLSTVFLKNIDAIKQLISDLNYHGYLNAPLKLKQDKALDGIVDVKTRPIDWIFNCDMQRGIEMIITLDPKCFENEGEMYRFSLMLTNVFPFCVTSNNFLMVKIINLDTQRVWELAPIHGSREQI